The Pseudomonas parafulva genome window below encodes:
- the rpoD gene encoding RNA polymerase sigma factor RpoD, translated as MSGKAQQQSRIKELITRGREQGYLTYAEVNDHLPEDISDPEQVEDIIRMINDMGINVFESAPDADALLLAEADTDEAAAEEAAAALAAVETDIGRTTDPVRMYMREMGTVELLTREGEIEIAKRIEEGIREVMGAIAHFPGTVDHILGEYDRVTTEGGRLSDVLSGYIDPDDNIAAPTEEVPVIGAKASAAKEESDEEEEESADGDEEEETESGPDPVIAAQRFGAVSDQLQATNKVVKKHGRGAKESVQALQALADLFMPIKLVPKQFDALVERVRGALDRLRQQERAIMQLCVRDARMPRADFLRLFPSNETDQTWSGDLAKRSTKWAAALGEKDAAIVACQQKLIDLETESGLTVAEIKEINRRMSIGEAKARRAKKEMVEANLRLVISIAKKYTNRGLQFLDLIQEGNIGLMKAVDKFEYRRGYKFSTYATWWIRQAITRSIADQARTIRIPVHMIETINKLNRISRQMLQEMGREPTPEELGERMEMPEDKIRKVLKIAKEPISMETPIGDDEDSHLGDFIEDSTMQSPIDVATVESLKEATRDVLSGLTAREAKVLRMRFGIDMNTDHTLEEVGKQFDVTRERIRQIEAKALRKLRHPTRSEHLRSFLDE; from the coding sequence ATGTCCGGAAAAGCGCAACAGCAATCTCGTATCAAAGAGTTGATCACCCGCGGTCGTGAGCAGGGCTACCTGACTTACGCGGAGGTCAACGACCACCTGCCTGAGGATATTTCAGATCCGGAACAGGTGGAAGACATCATCCGCATGATCAACGACATGGGGATCAACGTATTCGAGAGTGCTCCGGATGCGGATGCCCTGCTGTTGGCGGAAGCCGACACCGACGAAGCCGCGGCCGAGGAAGCCGCCGCTGCGTTGGCAGCAGTCGAAACCGATATCGGCCGCACGACCGACCCGGTGCGCATGTACATGCGTGAAATGGGTACCGTCGAGCTGCTGACCCGCGAAGGCGAGATCGAAATCGCCAAGCGCATCGAGGAAGGCATCCGTGAAGTCATGGGCGCCATCGCCCACTTCCCGGGCACCGTCGATCACATTCTCGGCGAGTACGACCGCGTTACCACCGAAGGCGGCCGCCTGTCGGATGTGCTCAGCGGCTACATCGACCCTGACGACAACATCGCCGCACCGACCGAAGAGGTGCCGGTCATCGGCGCCAAGGCGTCCGCCGCCAAGGAAGAGTCCGACGAGGAAGAAGAAGAGAGCGCCGACGGCGACGAAGAGGAAGAGACCGAGAGCGGTCCGGACCCTGTCATTGCCGCACAGCGTTTCGGTGCGGTCTCCGACCAGCTGCAGGCCACCAACAAGGTGGTGAAGAAGCATGGTCGCGGCGCCAAGGAAAGCGTCCAGGCACTGCAAGCCCTGGCCGACCTGTTCATGCCGATCAAGCTGGTACCCAAGCAGTTCGACGCGCTCGTCGAGCGTGTGCGCGGTGCCCTCGACCGCCTGCGTCAACAGGAACGCGCCATCATGCAGCTGTGCGTGCGTGATGCCCGCATGCCTCGCGCCGACTTCCTGCGCCTGTTCCCCAGCAACGAAACCGACCAGACCTGGAGCGGTGATCTGGCCAAGCGCAGCACCAAGTGGGCTGCCGCGCTGGGCGAGAAAGACGCGGCCATCGTCGCCTGCCAGCAGAAGTTGATCGACCTCGAAACCGAAAGCGGTCTGACCGTTGCCGAAATCAAGGAAATCAACCGCCGCATGTCCATCGGCGAGGCGAAAGCCCGTCGCGCCAAGAAAGAAATGGTCGAGGCGAACCTGCGTCTGGTGATTTCCATCGCCAAGAAGTACACCAACCGTGGCCTGCAATTCCTCGATCTGATCCAGGAAGGCAACATTGGCTTGATGAAGGCGGTGGACAAGTTCGAATACCGTCGTGGCTACAAGTTCTCGACCTACGCCACCTGGTGGATTCGCCAGGCGATCACCCGCTCGATCGCCGACCAGGCGCGCACCATCCGTATTCCGGTGCACATGATCGAGACGATCAACAAGCTCAACCGTATTTCCCGGCAGATGCTGCAGGAAATGGGTCGCGAACCGACGCCGGAAGAGCTGGGCGAGCGTATGGAAATGCCTGAGGACAAGATCCGCAAGGTATTGAAGATCGCCAAAGAGCCGATCTCCATGGAAACCCCGATCGGCGACGACGAAGACTCGCACCTGGGCGACTTCATCGAGGACTCCACCATGCAGTCCCCGATCGATGTCGCCACGGTCGAAAGCCTCAAGGAAGCCACGCGCGACGTACTCTCGGGCCTTACCGCCCGTGAAGCGAAAGTGCTGCGCATGCGCTTCGGCATCGATATGAACACCGACCACACCCTCGAAGAGGTCGGCAAGCAGTTCGACGTGACTCGCGAGCGGATCCGTCAGATCGAAGCCAAGGCGCTGCGCAAACTGCGTCATCCGACGCGCAGCGAGCATCTACGCTCCTTCCTCGACGAGTGA
- a CDS encoding Lrp/AsnC family transcriptional regulator, whose translation MPDTLPLDHTDRQLIALLQINARESVATLARQLGIARTTVTSRLARLEKHKVITGYGVRLGQRLAGGGLQAYVGIKVQPRAGREVVRRLSAMGQVQQLCAVSGEFDYVAWLRSDSPEQLDQLLDQIGSLEGVEKTTTSIILSHKVDRGQAV comes from the coding sequence ATGCCAGACACCCTCCCCCTGGACCACACCGACCGCCAGCTCATCGCCCTGCTGCAAATCAACGCCCGCGAAAGCGTGGCGACGCTGGCGCGTCAATTGGGTATCGCCCGCACCACGGTCACCTCGCGCCTGGCGCGGCTGGAAAAGCACAAGGTGATCACCGGCTATGGCGTGCGCCTGGGTCAGCGTCTGGCCGGCGGCGGTCTGCAAGCCTACGTCGGGATCAAGGTTCAGCCACGTGCCGGACGCGAGGTGGTGCGCCGGCTCTCGGCCATGGGCCAGGTGCAGCAACTGTGCGCGGTGAGTGGGGAGTTCGACTATGTGGCCTGGTTGCGCAGCGACTCCCCCGAACAGCTCGACCAGTTACTCGACCAGATCGGCAGCCTTGAAGGGGTCGAGAAAACCACCACGTCGATCATCCTCAGCCACAAGGTGGATCGTGGCCAGGCGGTGTGA
- a CDS encoding flavin monoamine oxidase family protein, with protein MNKKNRHPADGKPPVTIFGPDFPFAFDDWLEHPAGLGSIPAERQGEEVAIVGAGIAGLVAAYELMKLGLKPVVYEASKLGGRLRSQAFNGTDAIVAELGGMRFPVSSTAFYHYVDKLGLETRPFPNPLTPASPSTVIDLEGQTYYAENPGDLPPIFREVADAWADALEDRASFGEIQQAIRERDVPRLKALWNTLVPLWDDRTFYDFVATSKAFAQLSFQHREVFGQVGFGTGGWDSDFPNSMLEIFRVVMTNCDDHQHLVVGGVEQVPQGIWRHAPAQAAHWPAGTSLKSLHGGAPRAGVKRIARASDGRLAVTDNYGDCRHYAAVLTTCQSWLLTTQIDCEEALFSQKMWMALDRTRYMQSSKTFVMVDRPFWKDKDPETGRDLLSMTLTDRLTRGTYLFDNGDDKPGVICLSYAWMSDALKMLPHPTEKRVQLALDSLKKIYPKTDIAGHIIGDPITISWEADPYFLGAFKGALPGHYRYNQRMYAHFMQQDLPAEQRGIFIAGDDVSWTPAWVEGAVQTSLNAVWGIMNHFGGRTHPDNPGPGDVFADIGPIALPD; from the coding sequence ATGAACAAGAAAAACCGCCATCCCGCCGACGGCAAGCCCCCGGTGACCATCTTCGGCCCCGATTTTCCCTTCGCATTCGATGACTGGCTAGAGCACCCTGCCGGGCTCGGCAGTATTCCCGCCGAGCGGCAAGGCGAGGAAGTCGCCATCGTCGGCGCCGGGATCGCCGGTCTGGTGGCGGCCTACGAGCTGATGAAGCTGGGCCTCAAGCCGGTGGTGTACGAGGCGTCGAAACTCGGGGGGCGGTTGCGCTCGCAGGCCTTCAACGGCACCGACGCCATCGTCGCCGAACTGGGCGGCATGCGCTTTCCAGTGTCCTCCACCGCCTTCTACCACTATGTCGACAAGCTGGGGCTGGAAACCCGCCCCTTCCCCAACCCGCTGACCCCGGCCTCACCCAGCACGGTGATTGATCTGGAGGGCCAGACCTATTACGCGGAAAACCCCGGCGATCTGCCACCGATCTTCCGCGAAGTGGCAGACGCCTGGGCCGACGCGCTGGAAGACCGCGCGTCCTTCGGCGAGATCCAGCAGGCGATCCGCGAGCGTGACGTACCGCGTCTGAAAGCGCTGTGGAATACGCTGGTTCCGCTATGGGACGACCGCACCTTCTATGACTTCGTCGCCACCTCCAAGGCCTTTGCCCAGTTGAGCTTCCAGCACCGCGAAGTATTCGGCCAAGTGGGCTTCGGCACTGGCGGCTGGGATTCGGACTTCCCCAATTCGATGCTGGAAATCTTCCGGGTGGTGATGACCAATTGCGACGATCACCAGCACCTGGTGGTCGGCGGCGTCGAGCAGGTGCCGCAGGGCATCTGGCGGCACGCCCCGGCGCAAGCGGCGCACTGGCCGGCCGGTACCAGCCTCAAGTCGCTGCACGGCGGTGCACCGCGCGCGGGGGTCAAGCGCATCGCGCGGGCCAGTGACGGGCGTCTGGCGGTCACCGACAACTACGGCGACTGCCGCCACTACGCGGCAGTGCTGACCACCTGCCAGAGCTGGCTGCTGACCACGCAGATCGACTGCGAGGAAGCGCTGTTCTCGCAGAAGATGTGGATGGCCCTGGACCGCACGCGCTACATGCAGTCGTCGAAGACCTTCGTCATGGTCGATCGGCCGTTCTGGAAAGACAAAGACCCGGAAACCGGCCGCGACCTGCTGAGCATGACCCTCACCGACCGCCTTACGCGCGGCACCTACCTGTTCGACAACGGCGACGACAAGCCGGGGGTGATTTGCCTGTCCTATGCATGGATGAGCGATGCCCTGAAGATGCTGCCGCACCCCACCGAGAAACGTGTGCAACTGGCCCTGGACTCGCTGAAGAAGATCTACCCGAAGACCGACATCGCCGGGCATATCATCGGCGACCCGATCACCATTTCCTGGGAAGCCGATCCTTACTTCCTCGGCGCCTTCAAAGGCGCATTGCCGGGCCATTACCGCTACAACCAGCGCATGTACGCGCACTTCATGCAGCAGGATCTGCCGGCCGAGCAGCGCGGCATCTTCATCGCCGGCGACGATGTGTCCTGGACGCCGGCCTGGGTGGAAGGCGCGGTGCAGACTTCGCTGAATGCGGTGTGGGGTATCATGAACCACTTTGGCGGCCGCACACATCCGGACAATCCAGGTCCTGGTGACGTGTTCGCCGACATCGGCCCCATCGCCCTGCCCGACTGA
- a CDS encoding carbon-nitrogen hydrolase family protein, whose amino-acid sequence MRIALFQGAPRPLDVSGNLDRLRERAHQAAAQGAQLLVCPEMFLSGYNIGAQAVQRLAEPVDGPSAQAVGELAQAQNIAIVYGYPEQGEDGAVYNSVQLIDAHGRRLCNYRKTHLFGELDRTMFSPGEEHFPVVALNGWKLGLLICYDIEFPENARRLALNGAELILVPTANMAPYDFVCQVTVRSRAQENQCYLVYANYCGSEGEIQYCGQSSIVAPDGSQLSLAGNEESLLLADLSHHTLRQGREAFPYLADLRHDLHRVQR is encoded by the coding sequence ATGCGCATCGCCCTGTTCCAAGGCGCGCCCAGGCCGCTGGACGTCTCTGGCAACCTAGACCGGTTGCGCGAACGGGCACATCAGGCGGCGGCGCAAGGTGCGCAGTTGCTGGTGTGCCCGGAAATGTTCCTGAGCGGTTACAACATCGGCGCCCAGGCCGTGCAGCGCCTGGCCGAGCCCGTCGATGGCCCATCGGCCCAGGCTGTGGGCGAGCTTGCACAGGCGCAGAACATTGCCATCGTCTATGGCTATCCGGAGCAGGGCGAAGACGGCGCGGTCTACAACAGCGTGCAGTTGATCGACGCTCACGGCCGCCGACTGTGCAACTACCGTAAGACGCACCTGTTCGGTGAACTGGACCGCACGATGTTCAGCCCCGGCGAGGAGCACTTCCCGGTGGTGGCGTTGAATGGCTGGAAGCTGGGGCTGCTGATCTGCTACGACATCGAGTTCCCCGAGAACGCCCGGCGCCTGGCGTTGAACGGTGCCGAGCTGATCCTGGTGCCGACCGCCAACATGGCGCCCTACGATTTCGTCTGCCAGGTGACCGTACGTTCGCGGGCGCAGGAGAACCAGTGCTACCTGGTGTACGCCAACTACTGCGGCTCGGAAGGTGAGATCCAGTATTGCGGGCAGAGCAGCATCGTCGCGCCGGACGGCAGTCAACTGAGCCTGGCCGGGAATGAGGAAAGCCTTCTACTGGCAGACCTGTCACATCACACGCTGAGGCAAGGACGCGAGGCCTTCCCGTATCTGGCCGACCTGCGGCACGACCTGCATCGCGTCCAGCGCTGA
- the pqqF gene encoding pyrroloquinoline quinone biosynthesis protein PqqF codes for MTDPIRTLTLANGLHLTLRHAPRLKRAAAALRVHAGSHDAPARWPGLAHFLEHLFFLGTARFPLQDGLMRHVQAVGGQVNASTRERTTDFFFEVPVSALGSALERLCQMLAEPDLSVERQRHEREVIHAEFIAWSRDDQAQRQFALLQRVSPRHPLSRFHAGNRYSLAVQDPAFQRALLDFHARFYRGSHIHLSLCGPQSLDALEALARPFANLFAKGPAQAQQPPPALLDAPWVEHPATAGCLELLFAHDALPPGAAQALELLLSCLNDSRPGGWLDALRQRGWLRDVHSETLYAFAGQVLWHIRLHLSDDAPPAEVRDLLHGWLGSLRQSSATRLNDEFGRLQQRREQAASALELARRDSADTPFAALDAQALEAFQALLADLPASAHGHWPPPDDEPLLRADLPGARAGLPDDVAISALLPPERGLATLYLHWFIASPLRERFHHVLSQNLRPLLERAHRASLQLDFSREGEHWQLRCAGSPGAVIRTVALALEALRQPSAELLRTPAPSKAPQIPIRALLSALPDHLHGRAAPPQPASLLDQSMLDQLWASAPRQGLAIGFDLTAQAALGAVLKHAPGKPGGRPSAPTHSPGRRWVRHATGGSEHALVLFCPLPNAAEGPGRLLAQALQGLVYQRLRVELQLGYAVFSAFRQIQGQGGLLFGVQSPKASPAQILDHLFTVLNEGVTLDTAAQAALAAQFDEPAMPNAEVAHWAWQTYLATEPTDLSRLQRSILNTTQPLLDELLKSLLDADHGWLCLANGEPPDERWQ; via the coding sequence ATGACCGACCCGATCCGCACGTTGACCCTGGCCAACGGCCTGCACCTGACCTTGCGCCACGCGCCACGCCTCAAGCGCGCTGCCGCCGCCCTGCGGGTGCATGCCGGTAGCCACGATGCCCCGGCCAGATGGCCCGGCCTCGCGCATTTTCTCGAACACCTGTTCTTCCTCGGCACCGCCCGCTTTCCTTTGCAGGACGGCCTGATGCGTCATGTGCAGGCGGTCGGAGGTCAGGTGAATGCCAGCACCCGCGAGCGCACCACCGATTTTTTCTTCGAAGTGCCTGTCAGCGCCCTAGGCTCGGCACTGGAGCGCCTGTGCCAGATGCTGGCCGAGCCGGATCTGAGCGTCGAGCGCCAGCGCCACGAGCGTGAGGTGATCCACGCCGAGTTCATCGCCTGGTCGCGCGACGACCAGGCGCAGCGCCAGTTCGCGCTGTTGCAGCGTGTGTCGCCGCGCCATCCGTTGAGTCGATTTCATGCAGGCAATCGATACAGCCTGGCCGTCCAGGATCCTGCCTTCCAACGGGCGCTGCTCGACTTCCACGCCCGTTTCTACCGGGGTAGCCACATTCACTTGAGCCTGTGCGGCCCGCAATCGCTGGACGCACTCGAAGCGTTGGCCCGACCGTTCGCCAACCTGTTCGCCAAAGGTCCAGCGCAGGCACAGCAACCGCCTCCCGCCCTGCTCGACGCGCCCTGGGTCGAACACCCGGCCACGGCGGGCTGTCTGGAGCTGCTCTTTGCCCACGACGCGCTGCCGCCGGGCGCCGCACAGGCGTTGGAACTGCTGCTGTCCTGCTTGAACGACAGCCGCCCCGGTGGCTGGCTCGACGCCTTGCGCCAACGCGGCTGGCTGCGGGACGTCCACAGCGAGACGCTGTACGCCTTCGCCGGACAGGTGCTCTGGCACATTCGATTGCATCTGAGCGATGACGCTCCGCCAGCAGAAGTCCGCGACCTGCTGCACGGCTGGCTCGGCAGCTTGCGTCAGTCGAGCGCCACGCGACTCAATGACGAATTCGGGCGCTTGCAACAGCGCCGCGAACAAGCCGCCAGCGCCCTGGAGCTGGCGCGTCGAGACAGCGCCGACACCCCGTTCGCGGCATTGGACGCACAAGCGCTCGAGGCCTTCCAAGCACTGCTCGCAGATCTTCCCGCCAGCGCCCACGGCCACTGGCCGCCACCTGACGATGAGCCGTTGCTGCGGGCTGACCTGCCGGGCGCACGTGCCGGCCTGCCCGACGACGTGGCGATCAGCGCGTTGCTGCCACCTGAGCGTGGCCTGGCGACGCTCTACCTGCATTGGTTTATCGCCTCGCCGCTGCGCGAGCGCTTCCATCACGTCCTGTCGCAAAACCTGCGACCCTTGCTCGAACGTGCCCATCGCGCCTCGCTGCAATTGGACTTCAGCCGGGAGGGCGAGCACTGGCAACTGCGCTGTGCGGGCAGCCCGGGCGCAGTGATTCGCACCGTCGCCCTGGCACTGGAGGCTCTGCGCCAGCCGAGCGCTGAACTGTTACGCACTCCAGCGCCCAGCAAAGCGCCGCAAATACCGATCCGAGCGCTGCTGAGCGCGCTGCCCGATCATCTGCACGGCAGGGCCGCGCCGCCTCAACCGGCGAGCCTGCTGGATCAGTCGATGCTCGACCAGCTCTGGGCCAGCGCCCCTCGGCAAGGCCTCGCCATCGGCTTCGACCTCACCGCGCAAGCCGCGCTCGGCGCTGTGCTCAAGCACGCGCCTGGAAAGCCTGGCGGGCGGCCCTCAGCCCCGACACACTCGCCGGGCCGGCGTTGGGTGCGGCACGCCACAGGCGGCAGCGAGCATGCCCTTGTGCTGTTCTGCCCGCTGCCCAACGCCGCCGAGGGCCCTGGTCGGCTGCTGGCGCAAGCGCTGCAAGGGCTGGTGTATCAGCGCCTGCGCGTGGAGTTGCAGTTGGGCTATGCGGTGTTCAGTGCCTTTCGTCAGATCCAGGGCCAAGGCGGCTTGCTGTTCGGCGTGCAATCGCCGAAGGCGAGCCCCGCGCAGATTCTCGATCATCTCTTCACAGTGCTGAACGAAGGAGTAACGCTCGACACGGCCGCCCAGGCAGCCCTGGCGGCGCAGTTCGACGAACCGGCGATGCCCAATGCCGAGGTCGCGCACTGGGCTTGGCAGACATATCTGGCTACAGAGCCGACAGACCTTTCCCGGCTCCAGCGGTCTATTCTCAACACCACTCAGCCTTTACTGGATGAACTGCTGAAAAGCCTGCTGGACGCCGATCATGGTTGGCTTTGCCTGGCTAACGGCGAGCCCCCGGATGAGCGCTGGCAATAA
- the pqqA gene encoding pyrroloquinoline quinone precursor peptide PqqA produces MTTWTKPAYTDLRIGFEVTMYFANR; encoded by the coding sequence ATGACCACCTGGACCAAACCTGCCTACACCGACCTGCGCATCGGCTTCGAAGTCACCATGTACTTCGCCAACCGTTAA
- the pqqB gene encoding pyrroloquinoline quinone biosynthesis protein PqqB — protein sequence MYIQILGSAAGGGFPQWNCNCVNCKGFRDGSLRATARTQSSIALSDDGEHWILCNASPDIRAQLQAFAPMQPARALRDTGIDAIVLLDSQIDHTTGLLSLREGCPHQVWCTDMVHQDLSTGFPLFTMLSHWNGGLQWNRIELQGSFVIPACPNLRFTPFPLRSAAPPYSPHRFDPHPGDNLGLLVEDTRTGGKLFYAPGLGQVDAALLEMMHGADCLLVDGTLWEDDEMQRRGVGTRTGREMGHLAQNGPGGMLEVLDGFARQRKVLIHINNTNPILDEASPERAEVLRRGVEVAYDGMSIEL from the coding sequence ATGTATATCCAGATTCTCGGTTCCGCCGCCGGCGGCGGCTTCCCCCAGTGGAACTGCAACTGCGTCAACTGCAAGGGTTTTCGTGATGGCAGCCTGCGCGCCACCGCCCGCACCCAGTCGTCCATCGCCCTGTCCGACGACGGCGAACACTGGATCCTGTGCAACGCCTCGCCGGACATCCGCGCCCAGCTCCAGGCCTTCGCGCCGATGCAACCGGCGCGCGCCCTGCGCGACACCGGCATCGACGCTATCGTGCTGCTCGACAGCCAGATCGACCACACCACCGGGTTGCTCAGCCTGCGCGAGGGCTGCCCGCACCAGGTCTGGTGCACCGACATGGTCCACCAGGACCTGAGCACCGGCTTCCCGCTGTTCACCATGCTCAGCCACTGGAACGGCGGGTTGCAGTGGAACCGCATCGAACTGCAGGGCAGCTTCGTCATTCCGGCCTGCCCGAACCTCAGGTTCACCCCCTTCCCGCTGCGTAGCGCCGCACCGCCCTACTCGCCGCACCGCTTCGACCCGCACCCAGGCGACAACCTCGGCCTGCTGGTCGAGGACACCCGCACCGGCGGCAAGCTGTTCTATGCCCCAGGGCTGGGCCAGGTCGATGCCGCGCTGCTGGAGATGATGCACGGCGCCGACTGCCTGCTGGTGGACGGCACCCTGTGGGAAGACGATGAAATGCAACGTCGCGGCGTCGGCACCCGTACCGGCCGCGAGATGGGTCACCTGGCGCAGAACGGCCCTGGCGGCATGCTCGAAGTGCTCGACGGCTTCGCGCGCCAGCGCAAGGTGCTTATCCACATCAACAACACCAACCCGATCCTCGACGAGGCGTCGCCCGAGCGCGCCGAAGTCCTGCGCCGCGGCGTGGAAGTGGCCTACGATGGCATGAGCATCGAGTTGTAA